TCTTGCAATCGAGACGAGGTGTGCGTCTCATGTCTGCTAGGATACTGCCCTGCGAAACCGTCGAGCTCAACTTCTCGAAAAGCATAGGTTTAAGTTACACCTCAACCAGTatcattttcttgaatttgCCCACCATTTCCAAGTTGCAATGGCATCCATTTACCATAACTTCCAGTAGCAGTCTGGAATCTGATAAGCTCAGTGTCATGATCAAAGGTGAAGGAAAATGGTCTAAAAAGCTGTATCAGATTCTATCTTCAGGTTCTCCTCCGGTTGATCGTCTAGACGTCTCTGTCGAAGGACCTTATGGGCCTGCTTCCACAGATTTCCTAAGGTATACATACCTACGTACCTTATACGATTATGGTTGGGAAGTATCCTACAATAATTTCACCCATATAaataattgattattgtgatcaAAATTATGACGGAATGCAGGCATGACTTGCTAGTGATGGTGAGCGGGGGCAGTGGCGTAACACCGTTCATTTCCATCATTCGGGAGCTCATTCACACGAGCCAAACGTTGAAACTCAAGACACCGAAAATTCTGCTCATCGCGGCATTCAAGAGCTCTGCCGATCTAACAATGCTCGATCTCATTCTCCCCATATCTGGTGCACCCTCCATGTTTTCGGACCTGGGGATCCAGGTAGAGGCCTACGTGACACGAGAAAAACAACCCACCATCCAGCAGAGGAAGGGAGTTAGAGCCGTATGGTTCAAGCCGAATCCGTCTGATGCTCCCATAACTCCAATCTTAGGCCAAAACAACTGGCTTTGGCTCGGGGCCATAATCTCATCTTCCTTCATAATATACCTTATTCTCATTGGCATTGTGACCCGATTCTACATATACCCTGTCGATCTTAACTCAAATAAGATCTTCTCGTCGTCCTCAAGAGCTGCGCTGCACATATTGTTCGTATGTGTCGGCATTATCATGGCGTCAACTGTTGCTTTTCTATTGAATAAGACAAGAAACTCCCAGGAAACGTCACAGATTCAGAACATGGAAGGGGCAACTCCCATAGCTTCAACAAACTCACTGTACTATAGTGCAGATAGGGAACTTGAGAGCTTGCCTCAGCAGTCACTTTCGCAATCTATCAACGTGCATTACGGTGAAAGGCCTGATCTCAAAAGTacgtcaaaaaaatatatacactgTGATCATTTTTAGATCCTTTGAACTAAATTTTCTCATAATCTTGTGGTTTTTTCTATAGGATTTCTACTCGAAAGCAGAGAGTCAAGCGTTGGGGTTCTTGTTAGCGGGCCTAAGAAGCTTCGGCACGAAGCAGCGAAAATATGTTCATCTCGTTTGGCAGCGAATCTGCAATTCGAATCCATCAGCTTCAGTTGGTGATTTTGACAATTTCATACAAGGAAATGTCATATTGTAAGTGGGAAGTGTATTTGTGTCCATACGATCTGATAATAATATCACTCTTTCGTAACTAAATTGTGAAATGACACAAAAACTCCATACGATCTCATATATCAATTCTGTGAGAGCAATATTCTAGTTAGATcacttattaaaaaatattattttttagttcaaaaatattttttttttataaatatgagcaattgactcatctcacaaataaatattcgtgatacagtctcacaagagacatatatcttttttatgttaaaattataaatttttatcctTATAATGCGTTTGAATTTGTATAGGGGAGgggataattttatttatttacaattgTAAAACagttaatttatgaaaattatatcgtttaaattaatatgatataataaattataaaatgtgCAAAAAAAATAGGCCATAAAAAATTTGCCATTATTATAATTCATCAGGCATCTCTCAATATTTTCTCATGATCATGagtcacaatttgatcatctcgattaataattaataagaatTAATTAGCCATTGTTATTACTATTATGTTATTAATTATTAGCTCATATATGCATCACTATTTTTGTCATGTTAAATTCTATTAGTTAGAAAAAGATGAAAAAGTTGAGCACGGTTATGGATCTAATTTATTGACAACCTTATAACAATTATTAATTGAATTGAAAAATATCGATATATTTAAGTAATACATTTTATTCTAATTCAAATTTAGCAATTTTTGAAtgtacaatatatatataattcatcaGGAGTGTGCATAGttttacttttcaaattataataagaaaattcttaaaatataaattttctttttaatagaTTCAAGCCTTACggaatgtaattttaaaaaaaatgagaggaTAATGATTAAGATTATACACAATACAACATGTGATATCAGATattagtttatatttttttcctttttctgagATATAATAGTAATATTTCAATAACatcacaaaataaaaataagatgaaCATATATAATTGTTATAATAAGTTAGGTATATGGAACATCTATGCATGATTCAAgtcaattaatttaaaaattataatgccTATTTATCATTCAACTCAATTAACTTGCATAAAATAATTGGTCcatttcaattattaatttaaggAAATGAATCCTAGTTTAGTAAAATGGTAAAAAATGAAGTTTTATTAGTTCActattttaaacaaatatattttagacATAAAAAAGGTCAAtagattatttttttagtttattttcaatttttatgtctaaatattttatttttgtccttctcaaaatataatttatattcataGACTTTCTTTAACAAAtataatgttttattatttctttatATAAACTAACAATAAGctggtttttgaaattttttgaatttatgatattcaTGTGGCTATAATTTAGAATATAATCTTTCATGAACAATTATTATCACATGTTCTTAGTTATTCCAAGGATtataattaagtattattttaaatcttCAAGATGCAATGTTTTTAATTTCAAGAGCATATTTATCATTTAATTGATGTGAtaagagaaaaaaatatcaacGTCATATACCAAAATGTTTTCTTGTACTcttatattgtttaattaatttaaacttatCATTATCATTGTATTTGAATTGTTATGTTAGTTTCAATTTAGTATTTAATATGATAAATCATTACTTCAATTTTTATCATTTGTTTGTATATACATTTTTCCGAACGAAATGATATTTGATATATTAGATCATGttatgcaaaaaataaaaatcatttgtattattaatttaattttttgttatatctattctattttattaaagttgaggacatgatagtAACCACCTAGGAAGGACACCAATTTTTTCTTCTAACTTTAtccttatatgatactaatattacacttttgttttgtttttttttaaatttcaacacacatttttaatttttttatttttatttcaacaattcaaatatcaatttagtcattccataatttgtcaactttcactttagtccatcgataatgataaaaagatTGTACACATATGCATCGTGTATGTAGAGTAACTAGTATATAATATGGATTTTGCTTTCATGCtagtaaaaataaatagatggaaAAATAAAGTATGGTTTCCATATTTTCCGCTTGTTGTAATGAAGGTGGACAAATAAACACAGAAAGCCTGAAAATATAAAaggaaagttaaaaaaaaaaagaacaaaaacaaagtaaaaacaatcaaaatatCTTACAACACCCAGCAAACCGATTTGTTGCTACAGTACTGGGTAATTCCAACCTGAATCGATTGTGGATGAGATGGGAGAGTACAGCACCGTCTGCAGAGTTCAATTTGTGGgagtttttttcaattttttttcgttATACTCTACCAAATTCTTATCTCTCATCTTCCTGTTGCATAAGTTTCCAGTTTTTGGTCACAGTAATTTCAGTTAATACTATTAATCAACTCTAGTTTCTGAGTAAGCTTCATATTTTTAGATCTGAAACCCACTTGCGATTTGGTTGCTAATCTCTCTTCTTGACTTATTATTTGCTGCATCGTTTGGTTCATCTGCTGTATTTCTTTATAAAGATTGGATTTTTCTTGAGTTCGTGTAGGGTATATGAAGTACCCAGTTTGCGAATCTGCGGGTTCTTGAAATGTGCAATTTTACAGTTGAGGAAAGTTAGGTAATTCGAAGTTTACTACTAATCTAGCTTTGTTTCTATTTCTTCAACTTCTGTTGCAATTTGGAGCATTTAGTCAATTGGTATCAAGATTTTGTTCTTTATCTACGTATATGTACATCGTGGGTCATTGAACGAGTCATAAGGAATCCAAGGTTCTTGTTGGTTGCACCTTTTTTAGATTTAGTTCCCATTAGCTTTACCTGTTTGGATACACATTTGAGTGGCGGCGTTATACTGTGGAAATGGATTATCGCCGAGAAAGTGGATTTTCTGGTGGAAATATTGTGCAAATACTAACCGGAAACTCCGGAAATGGTGTTGATGAGAATTGGAGTCCTGGGTCCACTGATCATGCTATTTGGGCAACTGAAGATGAGTATGGGATGTGGAATGGAGAAGCCTCCATGGACATGAATACAAATTTGAATTATGAGGGGAGGTCATCCCAATCTCGATCCGGAAGTGAACCTCCAAGTAAAAGATCTAGGAGTTCCCAATCAGTGGATGTGACAGCTTCTAACCGGTCCAGAGCCATTGGAAAGATGTTCTATAAAACCAAACTATGTTGCAAATTTAGAGCTGGCACTTGTCCATATATCACCAACTGCAATTTTGCCCATAGCATTGAAGAACTTAGGAAACCTCCCCCGAATTGGCAAGAAATCGTGGCTGGCAATGATGATGAGCGGCCCATGTTGTCGGAGCCGAGGGAGGAATTTCAGATACCAATATTTGGGGTTAGTGACGATGCACAGAGGTCTTATAAAGGGAGACATTGCAAAAAATTTTATACCGAGGAAGGATGTCCATATGGTGAGAACTGTACTTTCCTTCATGACGAGCAATCAAAATCCCGTGAAAGTGTTGCGATAAGTTTGGGCCCAGGAAGTGGTGGTGGTGGATATGGTGGAAATGGAAGTGGATCAAACTTGAAGCCTTCCAATTGGAAAACGAGGATTTGTAACAAGTGGGAACTAACCGGGTATTGCCCCTTTGGTAGCAAGTGTCATTTTGCTCATGGAGCTGCAGGTATAATTTTATACTAGCCTTTTTAATCCCCAGCAAAAGCACATC
This window of the Primulina huaijiensis isolate GDHJ02 chromosome 3, ASM1229523v2, whole genome shotgun sequence genome carries:
- the LOC140972005 gene encoding ferric reduction oxidase 2-like, whose translation is MSSHGVNSVARMVITAVVLVIFAGYLLLWIMTPTNTFRQIWLMDLRTQTTSTFFGTTHGATYLVFTFPILFIATLGCVYLHLGKKTRENNHTEGSRAEICKLGLWRRPVIVKGLGIVSRIELAFFLMFIALLLWNFATYLRLNFRTITPIAAAKSGQKVWEAKLDSAGLRLGLTGNIALSFLFFPVTRGSSVLPLFGLTSEASVKHHIWLGHIVMTLFTAHGLCYIIFWAATHELSEMLKWENTGVSHVAGELSLLAGLALWATTLPRIRRKIFELFFYTHHLYILFVFFYVVHVGISYTSIMLPGFFLFMIDRYLRFLQSRRGVRLMSARILPCETVELNFSKSIGLSYTSTSIIFLNLPTISKLQWHPFTITSSSSLESDKLSVMIKGEGKWSKKLYQILSSGSPPVDRLDVSVEGPYGPASTDFLRHDLLVMVSGGSGVTPFISIIRELIHTSQTLKLKTPKILLIAAFKSSADLTMLDLILPISGAPSMFSDLGIQVEAYVTREKQPTIQQRKGVRAVWFKPNPSDAPITPILGQNNWLWLGAIISSSFIIYLILIGIVTRFYIYPVDLNSNKIFSSSSRAALHILFVCVGIIMASTVAFLLNKTRNSQETSQIQNMEGATPIASTNSLYYSADRELESLPQQSLSQSINVHYGERPDLKRFLLESRESSVGVLVSGPKKLRHEAAKICSSRLAANLQFESISFSW
- the LOC140972729 gene encoding zinc finger CCCH domain-containing protein 12-like, whose protein sequence is MDYRRESGFSGGNIVQILTGNSGNGVDENWSPGSTDHAIWATEDEYGMWNGEASMDMNTNLNYEGRSSQSRSGSEPPSKRSRSSQSVDVTASNRSRAIGKMFYKTKLCCKFRAGTCPYITNCNFAHSIEELRKPPPNWQEIVAGNDDERPMLSEPREEFQIPIFGVSDDAQRSYKGRHCKKFYTEEGCPYGENCTFLHDEQSKSRESVAISLGPGSGGGGYGGNGSGSNLKPSNWKTRICNKWELTGYCPFGSKCHFAHGAAELHRYGGGASDAEAVDSSTPDAKHGTVSPKTSVDAVVATVPSVPHSDVYHVGVPSQRLPTVIQKTGHRPTQKWKGPDKISKIYGDWIDDL